A genomic region of Carassius carassius chromosome 13, fCarCar2.1, whole genome shotgun sequence contains the following coding sequences:
- the LOC132155863 gene encoding cleavage stimulation factor subunit 3-like, with protein MSTETPSDQAAEYIPEKVKKAEKKLEENPYDLDAWSILIREAQNQPIDKAKKTYERLVAQFPSSGRFWKLYIEAEIKAKNYDKVEKLFQRCLMKVLHIDLWKCYLSYVRETKGKLPSYKEKMAQAYDFALDKIGMEIMSYQIWVDYINFLKGVEAVGSYAENQRITAVRRVYQRGCVNPMINIEQLWRDYSKYEEGINVHLAKKMIEDRSRDYMNARRVAKEYETVMKGLDRNAPSVPPQNSPQEAQQVEMWKKYIQWEKNNPLRTEDQTLITKRVMFAYEQCLLVLGHHPDVWYEAAQYLEQSSKLLAEKGDMNNAKLFSDEAANIYERAIGTLLKKNMLLYFSFADYEESRMKHDKVHSIYNRLLAIEDIDPTLVYIQYMKFARRAEGIKSGRSIFKKAREDPRTRHHVYVTAALMEYYCSKDKSVAFKIFELGLKKYVDIPEYILAYIDYLSHLNEDNNTRVLFERVLTSGSLSPEKSGEIWARFLAFESNIGDLASIIKVERRRFMAFKDEYEGKETALLVDRYKYMDLYPCSPCELKALSYKDVSRAKYAALMPEAVVTPSTPALKDEADRKPEYPKPDTSQMISFQPRHLAPPGLHPVPGGVFPVPPTAVFLMKLLPPPGCFTGPFVQVDELMESLRRCVLPETVDAAVELITGKQWEMSSEGNGPVENHAVANKSLKRPNADSDEEDDKGSIAPPIHDIYRVRQQKRIR; from the exons ATGTCCACCGAAACTCCATCGGACCAG GCGGCGGAGTACATCCCAGAGAAGGTGAAGAAAGCAGAGAAGAAGTTGGAAGAAAATCCATATGACCTGGACGCTTGGAGCATACTGATTCGTGAAGCACAG AATCAACCCATAGACAAAGCAAAGAAGACGTATGAGCGACTTGTCGCCCAGTTTCCCAGCTCAGGCAGATTCTGGAAGCTATACATTGAAGCTGAG ATAAAGGCAAAAAACTATGACAAGGTTGAGAAG TTATTTCAGAGGTGCTTAATGAAGGTCCTGCACATTGACCTGTGGAAGTGCTACCTCTCATATGTACGGGAAACCAAAGGAAAACTGCCCAGCTATAA GGAAAAGATGGCACAGGCTTATGATTTTGCTTTGGATAAGATTGGGATGGAGATTATGTCCTATCAG ATTTGGGTGGATTACATCAATTTCCTGAAGGGAGT AGAGGCCGTGGGGTCATACGCAGAGAACCAGCGCATCACAGCCGTCAGACGCGTGTATCAGAGAGGCTGCGTCAACCCCATGATTAACATCGAGCAGCTCTGGAGGGACTACAGCAAGTATGAAGAG GGCATAAATGTGCATTTGGCCAAAAAGATGATTGAAGACCGGAGCAGAGACTACATGAACGCCAGGAGAGTCGCCAAG GAGTATGAGACGGTGATGAAGGGTTTGGACCGGAACGCCCCCTCGGTGCCGCCCCAGAACTCCCCACAGGAGGCCCAGCAGGTGGAGATGTGGAAGAAATACATCCAATGGGAGAAGAACAACCCACTGCGTACCGAAGATCAGACCCTCATCACCAAGAGAG TGATGTTCGCCTATGAGCAGTGCCTTCTGGTGCTGGGCCATCACCCGGACGTCTGGTACGAAGCTGCCCAGTACCTGGAACAGTCCAGCAAGTTGCTGGCAGAAAAAGGG GACATGAACAATGCCAAGCTGTTCAGTGATGAGGCCGCTAACATCTACGAGCGTGCCATAGGAACTCTGCTCAAGAAGAACATGCTACTGTACTTCTCTTTTGCAGACTATGAAGAG AGTCGCATGAAGCATGATAAAGTACATAGTATATACAACCGCCTCCTGGCCATAGAAGATATCGACCCTACTTTG GTCTATATCCAGTACATGAAATTTgccagaagagctgaaggcatCAAGTCTGGTCGCTCCATCTTTAAGAAGGCCAGAGAGGACCCTCGCACACGGCATCATGTGTACGTCACTGCTGCTCTCATGGAATATTACTGCAGCAAG GACAAATCTGTGGCCTTTAAGATATTTGAGCTTGGACTGAAGAAATACGTTGACATTCCTGAATACATTTTGGCGTACATTGATTACCTCTCTCACTTAAACG AGGACAACAACACCAGAGTCCTGTTTGAGAGAGTCCTGACGTCCGGCAGTCTTTCCCCTGAGAAATCTGG GGAAATCTGGGCACGCTTCTTGGCTTTTGAGAGCAACATCGGGGACTTGGCCAGTATCATAAAGGTGGAGCGAAGGCGTTTCATGGCCTTTAAAGACGAATATGAGGGAAAGGAGACGGCTCTGCTAGTGGACAGATACAAGTACATGGATTTATATCCCTGCTCCCCCTGCGAGCTCAAAGCCCTCAGCTACAAG GACGTGTCTCGTGCCAAATACGCAGCACTGATGCCAGAGGCGGTGGTCACTCCTTCTACCCCTGCACTGAAGGACGAGGCTGACCGCAAACCTGAGTATCCCAAACCTGACACCAGCCAGATGATCTCCTTCCAGCCACGTCATCTGGCGC CTCCTGGTCTGCATCCTGTTCCTGGAGGAGTGTTTCCTGTCCCTCCCACTGCTGTCTTCCTCATGAAGCTGCTGCCTCCTCCCGGCTGTTTTACA gggCCCTTTGTGCAGGTCGATGAGCTGATGGAGTCTCTCAGAAGATGTGTATTACCAGAGA CGGTTGATGCTGCTGTAGAGTTGATCACGGGGAAGCAGTGGGAGATGAGCAGCGAAGGAAACGGACCTGTGGAGAACCACGCTGTGGCTAACAAGTCCTTGAAAAGGCCTAACGCCGACTCAGACGAGGAGGATGATAAAGGATCGATCGCACCTCCCATCCACGACATCTATCGAGTGCGCCAGCAGAAGAGGATCCGATGA
- the depdc7a gene encoding DEP domain-containing protein 7 isoform X2: MAGKPFRATYIWTNIINNLQTQVEVKRRRHNLKIYHDCFLGSEAVDVVLAHIIQSKFCRDAEVPRSKAVRLCQALMEARVFEAVDTKVFGKEKRQAKFEDSSCSLYRFLNRQTPSASSSETIESTYESLSIQRNTYSPPFKRKEDSVYSNNSPVKTDKSLEDVLGNLNMSTTITPQMMNLGLSQELMDEIWRQQTVLRLLQLIELPLLESLLEGQESPRPSLHSMDSDPDLLYTSSYLDREILKAFSEAQADSWLSAAVDCLEFLPDQLVVVVSRGLARCAEETSQYKQLLYGALAQHYGRSHHPPLLSNYIFDIHSGVSELLVNGKQEQALESLQLCLKLQDSRSREELRRLLRFMALAASPQEIKLHKEIENRMAVKRAFSNAIVYGTKLAKGKVDLLVLFMTDNHHDLFKIPVTLHKLVSDKLLSVIKGTDPDLITGTMYCRRLTGKDYLETVQKTTREELWTLLQTIHENSKLSLKEKRRLLGQFYRGHPEIFVQYFGNRISNVYI, from the exons ATGGCTGGAAAGCCATTCCGAGCCACGTACATTTGGACGAACATCATCAACAACCTTCAGACGCAGGTGGAGGTGAAGAGGAGACGCCACAATCTGAAAATCTACCATGACTGCTTTCTGGGCTCCGAGGCCGTGGACGTGGTTCTGGCTCACATCATTCAGAGCAAGTTCTGCAGAGATGCCGAGGTGCCTCGTTCCAAAGCGGTCCGCCTCTGCCAGGCCCTCATGGAGGCCAGAGTCTTTGAGGCGGTGGACACTAAGGTGTTTGGGAAAGAAAAGAGGCAAGCCAAGTTTGAGGACAGCAGCTGTAGTCTGTACAGGTTTCTAAATAGGCAAACCCCAAGCGCATCAAGCTCAGAGACCATTGAGAGTACATACGAGTCTCTCAGCATACAGAGGAACACGTATAGTCCGCCCTTCAAAAG GAAAGAAGATTCTGTGTATtcaaacaactcacctgtcaaaACAGATAAATCTCTGGAGGATGTTTTGGGAAATCTGAACATGAGCACAACCATCACACCACAGATGATGAATCTGGGGTTATCGCAAGAGT TGATGGATGAAATATGGCGGCAGCAGACGGTACTAAGACTCTTACAGCTGATTGAGCTTCCGCTTCTGGAGAGCCTGCTGGAGGGCCAAGAGAGCCCTCGCCCGTCCCTCCACAGCATGGACAGTGACCCAGACCTCCTCTACACCAGCAGCTACCTGGACCGTGAGATCCTCAAGGCCTTCAGCGAGGCTCA AGCAGACAGCTGGTTGTCGGCGGCTGTGGACTGTCTGGAGTTTCTTCCTGAtcagctggtggtggtggtgagccGAGGACTGGCCAGGTGTGCGGAGGAGACGTCCCAGTACAAGCAGCTCCTCTACGGGGCCCTCGCTCAGCACTACGGCCGGTCGCACCACCCACCACTGCTCAGCAACTACATCTTTGACATCCACTCAGGTGTCTCCGAGCTGCTTG TGAACGGGAAGCAGGAGCAGGCTCTGGAGTCTCTTCAGCTCTGTCTGAAGCTGCAGGATTCACGCAGTAGAGAGGAGCTCCGCAGGTTACTGCGCTTTATGGCCCTCGCCGCCAGCCCTCAGGAGATCAAACTACACAAAGAG ATAGAGAACAGAATGGCAGTGAAGAGGGCGTTCTCTAATGCTATTGTGTATGGGACTAAACTAGCCAAGGGCAAGGTGGATCTTCTGGTTCTTTTCATGACGGACAACCACCACGACCTCTTCAAA ATTCCCGTCACCCTGCACAAACTTGTAAGTGATAAACTGCTCAGTGTCATCAAAGGAACGGATCCTGATCTCATCACAG GAACAATGTACTGTCGTCGTCTGACTGGAAAAGATTACCTGGAAACGGTTCAGAAGACCACCAGAGAGGAGCTGTGGACCTTACTGCAAACTATTCACGAGAACTCGAAGCTGTCTCTGAAAGAGAAGCGCCGTCTGCTCGGACAGTTCTACAGAGGACATCCGGAAATATTCGTGCAATATTTTGGCAACAGAATATCCaatgtttatatttaa
- the depdc7a gene encoding DEP domain-containing protein 7 isoform X1, whose product MHRPPETGMAGKPFRATYIWTNIINNLQTQVEVKRRRHNLKIYHDCFLGSEAVDVVLAHIIQSKFCRDAEVPRSKAVRLCQALMEARVFEAVDTKVFGKEKRQAKFEDSSCSLYRFLNRQTPSASSSETIESTYESLSIQRNTYSPPFKRKEDSVYSNNSPVKTDKSLEDVLGNLNMSTTITPQMMNLGLSQELMDEIWRQQTVLRLLQLIELPLLESLLEGQESPRPSLHSMDSDPDLLYTSSYLDREILKAFSEAQADSWLSAAVDCLEFLPDQLVVVVSRGLARCAEETSQYKQLLYGALAQHYGRSHHPPLLSNYIFDIHSGVSELLVNGKQEQALESLQLCLKLQDSRSREELRRLLRFMALAASPQEIKLHKEIENRMAVKRAFSNAIVYGTKLAKGKVDLLVLFMTDNHHDLFKIPVTLHKLVSDKLLSVIKGTDPDLITGTMYCRRLTGKDYLETVQKTTREELWTLLQTIHENSKLSLKEKRRLLGQFYRGHPEIFVQYFGNRISNVYI is encoded by the exons ATGCACAGACCTCCAG AGACAGGGATGGCTGGAAAGCCATTCCGAGCCACGTACATTTGGACGAACATCATCAACAACCTTCAGACGCAGGTGGAGGTGAAGAGGAGACGCCACAATCTGAAAATCTACCATGACTGCTTTCTGGGCTCCGAGGCCGTGGACGTGGTTCTGGCTCACATCATTCAGAGCAAGTTCTGCAGAGATGCCGAGGTGCCTCGTTCCAAAGCGGTCCGCCTCTGCCAGGCCCTCATGGAGGCCAGAGTCTTTGAGGCGGTGGACACTAAGGTGTTTGGGAAAGAAAAGAGGCAAGCCAAGTTTGAGGACAGCAGCTGTAGTCTGTACAGGTTTCTAAATAGGCAAACCCCAAGCGCATCAAGCTCAGAGACCATTGAGAGTACATACGAGTCTCTCAGCATACAGAGGAACACGTATAGTCCGCCCTTCAAAAG GAAAGAAGATTCTGTGTATtcaaacaactcacctgtcaaaACAGATAAATCTCTGGAGGATGTTTTGGGAAATCTGAACATGAGCACAACCATCACACCACAGATGATGAATCTGGGGTTATCGCAAGAGT TGATGGATGAAATATGGCGGCAGCAGACGGTACTAAGACTCTTACAGCTGATTGAGCTTCCGCTTCTGGAGAGCCTGCTGGAGGGCCAAGAGAGCCCTCGCCCGTCCCTCCACAGCATGGACAGTGACCCAGACCTCCTCTACACCAGCAGCTACCTGGACCGTGAGATCCTCAAGGCCTTCAGCGAGGCTCA AGCAGACAGCTGGTTGTCGGCGGCTGTGGACTGTCTGGAGTTTCTTCCTGAtcagctggtggtggtggtgagccGAGGACTGGCCAGGTGTGCGGAGGAGACGTCCCAGTACAAGCAGCTCCTCTACGGGGCCCTCGCTCAGCACTACGGCCGGTCGCACCACCCACCACTGCTCAGCAACTACATCTTTGACATCCACTCAGGTGTCTCCGAGCTGCTTG TGAACGGGAAGCAGGAGCAGGCTCTGGAGTCTCTTCAGCTCTGTCTGAAGCTGCAGGATTCACGCAGTAGAGAGGAGCTCCGCAGGTTACTGCGCTTTATGGCCCTCGCCGCCAGCCCTCAGGAGATCAAACTACACAAAGAG ATAGAGAACAGAATGGCAGTGAAGAGGGCGTTCTCTAATGCTATTGTGTATGGGACTAAACTAGCCAAGGGCAAGGTGGATCTTCTGGTTCTTTTCATGACGGACAACCACCACGACCTCTTCAAA ATTCCCGTCACCCTGCACAAACTTGTAAGTGATAAACTGCTCAGTGTCATCAAAGGAACGGATCCTGATCTCATCACAG GAACAATGTACTGTCGTCGTCTGACTGGAAAAGATTACCTGGAAACGGTTCAGAAGACCACCAGAGAGGAGCTGTGGACCTTACTGCAAACTATTCACGAGAACTCGAAGCTGTCTCTGAAAGAGAAGCGCCGTCTGCTCGGACAGTTCTACAGAGGACATCCGGAAATATTCGTGCAATATTTTGGCAACAGAATATCCaatgtttatatttaa